One Meles meles chromosome 13, mMelMel3.1 paternal haplotype, whole genome shotgun sequence DNA segment encodes these proteins:
- the LOC123954896 gene encoding spermatogenesis-associated protein 31E1-like → MRKEKENYLFPRELFSGGWLSSSPTIWAINAILAFVCGLGLCVFLLSYFQSDPSSPPGKKRRKSRKYQAEPHRRSNRSQKSRTLKACRNCLHELEEVHSLVSLLQSHLERLSDQGGFHQSFQQAAPGQVRRGAPAGARQPCREPVEDSAPIVASSPARAPLTGPPQPLASTLPARPQEEQTNLKKIPPDTVRKNFLPGNSYWASLIPAISGLGHASYPILSFSWWWQSTKSLFLPGTLQHKCQQEHVSCHPQDASFWGSLTNRQIETHNPSFVNPDVQKLLELLISKRVELKSWKEKENVGSVFKQWCPDNHVSFWGTLWKLLGAEQTTTTPPPSFWNMKNNAEPLAQPQPFSSPKILEDHLQGKCSQLFWGLPSLHSESLVATALFSTHSSPLQDPSVLFNGISNCLPVLNQDQISSQFSHAPPLLHCGIQLQPSMLTLPQPQVPLVPSVPIRPPSLPSQRRTSGVSCATSQNKTRSFTPTKMQHLEWPLLPRQQGRGKTLPTMEKRSPKFFSEVPPKLLEDHQASQAHRSCSTFQGDFVIFNIQKPQLQRKLSRDKQQSSLPHKVQLSLELRWPQDESPGVSQAQREQGLSRPFVFKGKSIQATWRTRSRYHRKYQARFQLEKNFGKGLRQCLKRTPKGLSRISVRFPVKVLGTNSEKEFERPLIRALEGDPRKYLARGPDKKHLEKTLKVHLHRKLGQISKGLIPVTVRRSWFVASHAFPKSQPQMAIRNLSPLKDRKPCVNTSHELSFLCPNTQQKLETHIISFRVRRKWDLPLQTVESLDLKLREAQHLPFPQSPFPCSATFVPGPPSKAKFYKFLGKPPQPHPREKGITEKSDPTSGSPLLVPSPICEQIQQALGGTSPGDDHQSSEMSLSRQEGRSPSQASILSLPNRTLHSKTVMGTKKDNLEPSPSLAMARNEPKEESGGQASSDMVATLKMKLRSQTPRSEGATEAMEAKKAPAWKVVLGPSGLANKPAIYVDLRRSGYPGARKSPSPSTVLVAQDPEEVSLKTKVSKVELQEKIESENQPEGHTTGVLPQDSPRDILLPDFATCVLVEDSGTSVLLPDSHTNAVLAADSLTTQESPSCSQTERASEETPASPVSHNLSSSGLSSEGQQEPCGPKVEEPSDSQSNSVTTDEGKDQKRPKPEENEDRCAEPLEIRASQASEIGHPPQVRGSEETLGSKYLWLMPPETGHVFPDSHFRQRMKNFLQCLNPNKKSKGLESPLQKGKPASAPAQSWVPVRSRSVMENRAAETQMIVTAVGQVLVEKLGLHQGIRASEIYQHKELQAPVHRHSCPHRAFASTDQKRVMGVIASNQQGTRKGHSCPSRSQLTRYRNGEWESLPRDLGPPGRPGQHQPMVAGVSGQVHHYPTCSLRKYVSTYQAGNASHIFPGQKDFLQEKIKYMQRKPIFSHISTSSVC, encoded by the exons atgaggaaagagaaggagaactaTCTCTTCCCTCGTGAATTATTTTCTGGTGGTTGGCTGAGCTCCAGTCCCACAATCTGGGCAATTAATGCCATCCTTGCCTTTGTGTGTGGCCTGGGGCTCTGCGTCTTCTTACTTTCATATTTCCAGTCTGATCCATCCTCACCACCAGGCAAAAAAcgaaggaagagcaggaag TACCAAGCAGAGCCCCACAGAAGGAGCAACAGAAGCCAGAAAAGCCGGACTCTGAAAG CTTGCAGAAATTGCCTGCATGAGCTGGAAGAGGTCCACAGTTTAGTCTCCCTTCTGCAAAG CCACCTGGAAAGGCTCTCTGACCAGGGGGGCTTTCACCAGTCCTTCCAGCAAGCAGCCCCTGGGCAGGTGCGCCGAGGGGCGCCAGCTGGAGCCCGTCAGCCATGCAGGGAGCCTGTGGAAGACTCTGCTCCCATCGTGGCCTCATCACCTGCTCGTGCTCCACTGACAGGACCCCCTCAGCCTCTGGCCTCCACCCTGCCAGCGAGACCTCAAGAAGAGcaaactaacttaaaaaaaatcccaccagacacagtgagaaagaacTTTCTTCCAGGTAATTCCTACTGGGCCTCTCTCATTCCAGCCATCTCAGGCCTTGGCCATGCCAGCTACCCCATTCTATCCTTTTCCTGGTGGTGGCAAAGTACCAAGTCCTTGTTCTTGCCTGGCACATTACAGCACAAGTGCCAGCAAGAACACGTGTCCTGCCACCCACAAGATGCCTCCTTCTGGGGTAGCCTTACTAACAGGCAGATAGAGACTCATAACCCTTCGTTTGTCAATCCGGATGTCCAGAAGCTCCTTGAACTACTAATCAGCAAAAGGGTAGAACTGAAGagttggaaggagaaagaaaatgttgggTCAGTTTTCAAACAGTGGTGCCCAGACAACCACGTGAGCTTCTGGGGGACTCTGTGGAAGCTGCTGGGTGCTGAGCAGACCACCACCACCCCGCCGCCATCCTTCTGGAACATGAAAAACAATGCAGAGCCACTGGCCCAACCTCAGCCATTCTCATCTCCCAAGATCTTGGAAGACCACTTGCAAGGGAAATGCAGCCAGCTCTTCTGGGGTCTCCCCTCTCTGCACAGTGAGTCCCTAGTGGCCACTGCCTTGTTCTCTACTCACTCTTCTCCACTACAGGATCCCTCTGTTTTATTCAATGGGATCTCTAATTGCTTGCCAGTTCTAAACCAGGATCAAATATCTTCACAGTTTTCCcatgccccacccctgctccactGTGGGATCCAACTGCAACCCTCGATGCTAACCTTGCCCCAGCCCCAGGTTCCCCTTGTACCCTCTGTCCCAATACGACCACCTTCTCTCCCATCCCAGAGGAGGACCAGTGGGGTATCTTGTGCTACATCCCAGAATAAGACACGATCCTTCACCCCAACTAAAATGCAACATCTGGAGTGGCCCTTGTTGCCAAGGCAACAAGGACGGGGGAAGACTTTACCCACTATGGAGAAAAGATCTCCAAAATTCTTTAGCGAAGTCCCTCCCAAGCTTCTGGAGGACCACCAGGCCTCCCAGGCCCACAGATCATGTTCCACCTTTCAAGGGGACTTTGTCATCTTTAATATCCAGAAGCCACAGCTTCAGAGGAAGCTCAGCAGGGATAAACAGCAAAGCAGCTTGCCCCACAAGGTTCAGCTGTCTCTGGAACTGAGGTGGCCTCAGGATGAATCCCCAGGGGTGAGtcaggcacagagagagcaggggctctCAAGGCCCTTTGTGTTTAAAGGCAAAAGCATCCAAGCTACATGGAGGACCAGGTCCAGATACCACAGGAAGTATCAAGCAAGATTCCAATTAGAGAAGAACTTTGGTAAGGGTCTACGGCAGTGTCTGAAGAGGACGCCAAAAGGTCTCTCCAGGATCTCAGTTAGGTTCCCAGTGAAGGTTCTGGGAACCAACTCTGAGAAGGAGTTTGAAAGACCCTTGATAAGGGCCTTGGAGGGTGATCCAAGAAAATACTTAGCCAGGGGTCCAGAtaagaaacatctagaaaaaacTTTAAAGGTTCATTTGCACAGGAAATTGGGACAGATCAGTAAAGGTCTGATCCCTGTGACTGTGCGTCGATCCTGGTTTGTGGCCAGCCATGCTTTTCCCAAGTCCCAACCCCAGATGGCTATCAGAAATCTATCACCCTTGAAGGATCGGAAGCCCTGCGTAAACACCTCCCATGAGCTGTCCTTCCTTTGTCCTAACACTCAGCAGAAGCTGGAAACACACATCATAAGTTTTCGAGTGAGGCGTAAGTGGGATCTACCTCTCCAAACTGTTGAGTCCCTAGATCTCAAACTACGTGAAGCTCAACACTTGCCCTTTCCCCAGTCCCCCTTTCCGTGCTCAGCCACCTTTGTACCTGGGCCCCCCTCAAAAGCCAAATTTTACAAGTTCTTGGGGAAGCCACCTCAGCCCCATCCAAGAGAGAAGGGTATAACTGAAAAGTCTGATCCCACTTCAGGGAGTCCCCTGCTTGTTCCCTCACCCATATGTGAGCAAATCcagcaggccctgggagggactTCACCTGGTGATGACCATCAGTCCTCAGAGATGTCTTTATCAAGACAGGAGGGCAGATCACCTTCTCAGGCCTCCATTCTCAGCCTCCCAAACAGAACCCTGCACAGCAAGACTGTTATGGGGACCAAGAAAGACAACCTGGAACCAAGTCCAAGTTTAGCAATGGCCAGGAATGAGCCAAAAGAGGAGAGTGGGGGTCAGGCCTCATCAGACATGGTAGCAACACTGAAGATGAAGCTCAGGTCCCAAACTCCAAGATCTGAAGGGGCCACAGAGGCGATGGAGGCCAAGAAGGCCCCTGCTTGGAAAGTTGTCTTAGGACCCAGTGGGCTGGCCAACAAACCAGCCATTTATGTGGATCTGAGGAGATCAGGATATCCAGGTGCTAGGAAAAGTCCCTCACCATCTACAGTGTTGGTTGCTCAAGATCCAGAGGAGGTAAGCCTTAAAACAAAGGTTAGTAAGGTTGAGCTCCAAGAGAAGATAGAGTCGGAGAACCAGCCTGAAGGTCATACCACTGGTGTGCTTCCTCAAGATTCTCCCAGGGACATCCTCCTTCCAGACTTTGCCACTTGTGTGCTTGTTGAAGACAGTGGCACCAGTGTGCTCCTGCCAGACTCTCACACTAATGCTGTCCTTGCTGCAGACAGCTTGACCACTCAGGAGTCACCCTCCTGTTCCCAAACAGAACGTGCCAGTGAAGAGACACCAGCTTCCCCGGTGTCACATAACCTTAGCTCAAGTGGATTGAGTAGTGAGGGGCAGCAAGAGCCCTGTGGACCAAAGGTCGAGGAACCAAGTGACAGCCAGAGCAACAGTGTGACCACTGATGAGGGAAAGGACCAGAAGAGACCCAAAccagaagagaatgaagacaggTGTGCAGAACCGTTGGAAATCAGGGCTTCCCAAGCTAGCGAGATAGGCCACCCTCCCCAGGTCAGAGGATCAGAAGAGACCCTTGGGAGCAAATACCTCTGGCTCATGCCACCAGAAACAGGACATGTTTTTCCGGACAGCCACTTTAGACAAAGGATGAAGAATTTTCTGCAGTGCCTTAATCCcaataaaaaaagcaaaggacTGGAAAGCCCCCTTCAAAAAGGCAAGCCTGCATCAGCTCCTGCCCAGAGCTGGGTGCCAGTCAGAAGCAGATCAGTTATGGAAAACAGGGCTGCCGAAACTCAAATGATTGTGACAGCTGTGGGACAAGTCCTGGTGGAAaaattgggacttcaccaaggaATTCGGGCCTCAGAGATATATCAGCACAAGGAATTGCAGGCCCCAGTACATAGGCATTCTTGCCCCCACAGGGCTTTTGCCTCcacagaccagaagagagtgatGGGAGTGATAGCCTCCAATCAGCAAGGTACCCGCAAGGGTCATAGCTGCCCTAGCAGGAGCCAGCTGACCAGATACAGGAATGGCGAATGGGAAAGCCTCCCCAGGGACCTGGGGCCCCCAGGCAGACCTGGCCAGCACCAGCCAATGGTGGCAGGTGTCTCAGGTCAAGTTCACCATTATCCTACATGCAGTCTTCGAAAATATGTCTCAACCTATCAGGCAGGGAACGCTTCACACATCTTTCCTGGTCAGAAAGATTTCCTTCAGGAAAAAATCAAGTATATGCAAAGAAAGCCCATTTTTTCTCACATTAGCACATCCTCTGTGTGCTAA